Part of the Odocoileus virginianus isolate 20LAN1187 ecotype Illinois chromosome 16, Ovbor_1.2, whole genome shotgun sequence genome is shown below.
gaaaaagagggaatatatacatacatataactgaatcactttgctgtacacgtCAAATGGCAAATATAACATTGTTaaacaactgtactccaatataaaataaaaactttttaaattaaaaaaagttattcCTGCCTGGTGCTTAGCTGACCATTGCTACCAGACAGTCAACGGACCAAGTCTTTGTTAAGATCAGGAAAATTTTCTTTACCTAAAAAAGTctaaaaagtgttttatttaaaaatttattttgtttttaaaatagaaattgcaTATATTGAACATTTAAGGTGTAAGACATGATGGTTTGGTAGACATACACACAGTGACATGATCACTGCAGTCAAGCTAGCTAACATCATCTCCTCACTTAGCTATGACGACGGCACGTGAAATCGCACGTAACCGGGGTTCAGCACagttaactgtagtcaccatgctgtatgtgCTAGAGTCATCCTACAAGGactattttctttagaaatatttctcactatttgttctttttgtcttCCCCATTATATCTGCCTAGAGCACCTATTATACAGTTTCTGGATCTTCTCTTACTTCTCTTACCCTTTCCTAGAAAGGTTTATTCAGCTGCAAGTGACAAGCCCCAAGTATAAGTGTTTTAAACAATATGGACATATACTATAGTGCCTTGTGAACATTTACCACTTATTTATCAAGAAGCTGAAGGACGGAGGTCCTGGGGTGGGTTCAGTGGCTCTAGAATGTCTGCAAGTTCCTAGGTTTTGCATTCTCCGTCTGTTCTGCCATCTTCAGCATGGAGATTTGTTGCCTCTTTATGACAATTTGGCTGCCAGAGCTCCAGCCATCAGGTTCGCAAACACTGTGTTtaaaggcaggaaggaggggatGCCAGGTTGGCATGACTTTCCATATaagcatttcttcttttgtatgaGAGAAAGTTCTTGCCCAGAAACCCCTCAGCAGATTCCCAGCTGTGCATGGTATGACAACACTTGATCCAAGGGAGACTGGGAAAATGAAATGCTGACCTTTTTCAGCCCACAGGGTTGGAGTTGGGCAAAGGGGAAAAAGCTAGTGGCTGTAACAAACAGCAAATGCCCCGTCTTGTTTTTGCCTCAGGTCCAGATAGAAATTTCGTGACCACATTCCCTGGGTCCCTCCCCGAGTGTTCAGCCCGGCCTGAGCTGCTGGCCTTTCCGTGAACTTCACCCACGACCTTCGTGCCAGGAACGCGGATGCTCTTCCCTGGTGGGCCGTTTTGCCCTCCGGAGTCTCGTGGTCTCTTTGagctttcctcctttccctgtgATAACTGTGCCCTCGTGAGTTGATCTGTTCATCCTCCTTTCCCTGTGATAACTGTGCCCTCGTGAGTTGATCTGTTTATAATTTCAGTGCCCCCGTTGCACTTTGTTCGagctcggtcgctcagtcatgtctgagcctacgcgacccctggactgtagcccgccgggctcctctgtccacggggttctccaggccagaatcctggagtgggctgccatctccccacccagggactgaacccacgtctcctgcatctcctacactggccggtgggtcctttaccagagtcaccaggaaagcccgcgCTGTGCTGCTTTCCCTGTTATCTGGGTTCTCAGTTCTGTGTTTGCATTTGTAAATAGACGACCAGGCCGAGTACCATGTGTCGTGAGCAGCACAGCTGTTTTAAGGGggtcttctctgtctccccagAGCCGTGACCTTGGTGGACACCTGCCGTGTTGGCCGCGGGACCCCCGTTCGTACAGCCTTGGGGCCTGCGGACCTTGCTCGCCTGCCTGCGGCTCCCTTCAGCTGAGTCTCCAGGTCTCACTGGACTCGGCCAGTGAACATGTTGGGAGGAGAGGGATCTCCAGTCCCACCTGGGACCTCAGGGGAGTCTCGCTGGACGAAACGAGTCAGACCTAGCAGACCAAGCAGCTGAGACACAAGTGAGAGGGAGGGAAGCTGTTCCAGACAGGGAACAGAAAGTCGGGGTGCTCTGAGGCAAGGGACACGCTTGCCTGGAGGAGCtgcgggggtgggcagggcctggcGGGGTGGGCTCTGGTCTCTCTCCAGAGAGCCAGAGATGGTCTCTAAGCAGGGTGGTGCTGGGACACACGGGCATTTAAGGAGAGCAGGAGGGGCAGATGTGGGGTGGGCATCCAGGGGAGAGAGGGCGGTGGATGCCAGGCTCGGGGAGGGGGGGTGAGCGGGGCCCAGGGATGGTGCTGACCCTGGGGAGAGCTGTGAGAGGGGGCTTGCGGGGgtctgctgccccctcccccggAAACCTCAGGAAGGACGTTTCCCTACTCCTCCTCCTTCTTGCAGGTGGGGCAGATGGACTGAGGGGGCGGCTGGAGCCAGGACGGGTGGGGCGCTGGggctccccctgccctcccctgaaATCCACCAGCCATCTGCCCTGGGGGTGCAGAGGGGGCGGGCACAAGAACCAGGCCACAGGGACCCAGCCTTGGTGAGAGACACTTAGGAGAGACTGGCACCCCAAGGATGGAAGTGGGTCCCTCAGCACAGAGGTGACCCCCAGAGGTGTTtctgggggggaggagggaggccaggCTGCCAGGCCCCCAAAGTGGGGCAGGGCTGCCTCCGTGAGCACGCAGGGGTCGCGGGCAGAGGTTCTGGGctcctctccccatctctgcGGACAGTCCCCGGCCGCCAGACCAGGGTCGCGGGAGGAAGCCCGGGCGGCCGACGCAGGTCACGCGGTCAGCGCTGGGTTGCGGGAGTGGGCGGCTCCGGCCGCTGGTGGGGTCGGCGCTCGTGGGTGCCAGGCTGCCCCCCAACCCAGGGCCCCCGTTCGCGTCGCATTCCCCCTGGAGTCTTGCCGGCACTGGCCACGCGAGGGGGCCCGAGCTCCACCCACGGCCCTGGCTCCGGAGACAGGGGGGCGGTGGGCGCGGTCTGCAGGACCACCCAGCTTCCAATGGGAAAACGCGGCCCTCTCCCGGTGCCCCAGACCGTTCTGCCGAGGAGGGAGGAGGCGGGCTCTGCCCCAGGGGCGGGGGGCTTCCTAGGGGAGGCGGCACCTTTGGCCGCAGCCCCGGTGGGGACAAGAGAGGGGCCGTGCGGTACCGCCCGAGGAGAGGTGTCCATCTCATGGACTCAGCAGCCGTGGAGGGCGCGCCACGGCCCCCTCTCCCTCCACGGGGAAGTTCCCCTCCCCACGAGCCCCCGGAGTTGGGGGGCAGATCCGCCCCGCTTCCTGGGGCTGGAACTGAGGTTCTGGGTGAATAATGGACGCTGCACAAACAGGTATTAACGCGGCTCCTGGGGCGGGGGAGACGCATccttgttaatatttattaaacctGCGGCCCGTCATTCAAGAGCCTCATAAATATTAATTCCCAATTAAACATTTATATGAAGGAGATTGTTTCTCCTCCCCTTCAAAGAACCTGTTTGAAGCTGGGGCTGCCGGTGGCTGTAGGGGACGTGGGGTCTCCAGGGAGGGGCGCGGGGGGTGCGGCTGGCAGTGGGGCGATCCCCTCCTGCCTGGGCCCTGACCAGCGCCCCCCGCCCCTCCGCCACCGCGCCGCGTCCCGCAGAGGGGCCGCTGCTGACCGGTCAGGGCTCCTGCGTCGCGCCCAGCTGGTCTCGGAGTGAGTTACCCGTGAGGTCCACCGCACAGGGCAGTGAGGTTTGGGGGCGGAGAGGGTGGGTGAGGGTCTGGCAGAAGGGGGAAGGGCTGCCCCTCAGACAGGCTGGCGAGGCCGCGGAGGCCCCTGCAGACTCCCCGCCCACAGtggcggggtctcctgcactgcgggcctCGGGTGTTGACGTGGAGGGCTGGTGACCGGTGGTCTTCGGCCCCTGCCCAGAGCTCCCGCTCTGAGCGTGTGTGACGGAGCAGGGGGCTCTGACTAGGTGGGGACCCTTGCCCGAGGCTGGGGCGGTTGGGGCCGAGTCTGGGACCCCAGACTCCACTTACCAGGGTGGCGTCCTGCAGTTCTCTGCCTTTGGTGAGTCTCCGGGCGAGGCCCTCCTGTCTACCCCTGCGCGGCAGGCTTTCTGCAGTAGTGATGCAGGTGACCGCCTCCCCGCGTCCTGGCCCACCCTGGGCAGCGCCAGCTTTCTGTGTGCCAGCCTGGTGGGCGGGAACCGCGGCCCTGCGGTCTCCCAAGTGTGTGGCTCAGTTGCCTGGCACACCCTGGGGCTCCCCGGGGTGCCCGTGGGCAGTCGTCCGCCAAGCCGCCTGTCCCCACATTTCTCTCACAGTGGCCCTCGCGGTCCCGCCTGCGGCGCATCTGGAGCCAGCTTTTTATAAAGACCAGCCTTCTCTCCGCAGTGATGAGCCGCGTTCCCAGCACCATGGGAACCTGGTGGGGCGTGGCTGGGCGTGGGTCACCGGTGCCCCCTGGAGCCCACATGTCCCCAGGCCTGTTCAGGGCGACCTTGCTCCTTTGTCAACAGAGCCGGCCTGTCGGTAAGTCACCCTGGTGACCGCGGCTGTGGGGTCATCTACGTTCTGGGGGAGTGGGCGCTGTCTTCCTGCTCTTTTCCGGTCTGCGTCCCCATTCCTGGGCCTTCAGTCTCCGCGGGCAGATTTAGGAGGAGCTGGGGCTCGGATTTGCAGAACACTGGTCTGGACACTCACCTGGGGACAGTCGGCCAAGCCGAGCTGACCGCGGCTCTTTCTCGCTTCGGTCAACATCAGCACTCTTCCTTGGAGTCCTAAGATGCACACGCGCAGTCTGCATTCCCGCATTCCCGGCTTGGCTGCTGTTTGCACTGTGAGCCCTGGCTCACCTCCCGCATGTTACCggcagtgtggagtcttaccATGATTTCTGGAGGTTTATCCTGTGGCCCGTTAGCTCCACGAAGACGGTCACATTATCCACGCATCACGAGGGTCTTCTCCAACCCTCccttctctgacttcattttttctGTCCTGCACGTTTCCCGGGTCTTTCAAAATTATGTTCaacagggtgggggctggggtcgTTCTTGATTTACCTCTGATCTTGAGGAGTCTTAGATTTGTCCTTTAAATCTGCTGTCTCCTGAGGGGTTTTTGAAGATCGAgtttataaagtgaaaatgttcTCTTGCATTCGAAGCCTTCCAGGAGTTTTTAGAGATTAATAGGTGTTGAACTTCGTGCAGACCTTTGCTGTGTCTACCGAGATCACTCACGTGgctcttttcctcctttgctccTTTCAGGAGACTCTGCTCATCCAAGGGCGAGCTGTCCGGACCCTGTGGACCGGGTGTTGGTGTTCCTTTGAAGCAGGTCTTGTGGACTGGCGTGGATCACGAGGAACACGGTTACCTTATGAACCTCTCGGAAAGAGAAAGTGCCGCCTGTGAACCCAGGAGCCGGTGCCTGCTGTGTGCAGCCCGAGTTCACACTCACAGGCACTCTCTGGACCTTTCTGACGCGGGTCTGCCTGGCACGTGCTCGTGCCAGTGTAGAAAGAGACCGGATGGAGACCAGCCGGCTCAGGAGGCCCTGGGGTCCTCGAGCCGGGAAGGGCCCCCGACCACTTTCCAGCCTGAGCCGCCAGGCCCCGGTTTTCCGCGTGGAATGGTCCCCGGTCCCCGGGAGGGGGGGCAACGCTGCGCTCTGGAGAAGATTCACCCCCGCTGTGCCCGACTTTCCTTCAGCTGCCAGTAGCGGCTGGAGGTTTGATGCTTGTGCTTCTGGAAAGGTGGAAACCTTTCCAGACGCCGTCCGGGACAGCAGTCAGACGGCGGCTGGGACTCGAGCTCCTTCCTCGAATATCCCTCCTGAGCTTTGTCCCCTGacggccaggcctccctgctgggATGGGACGCTCCCCCGGGGACCCCAGCTGCCCCATGTCCCGCCCCgcccccctgccctgcccgcACACCGAGGTGGTTCTGCGTGGACCCCTGCAGGTGGCACAGCCTCATGGTGAAGGGATGTCCCCACCAGCACTGTGCCTCTGATCCCCCAGCCACACCCACGTTCCCAGGGCTCCGCAGGGTCCCCGAGTCACTCGCCTGACTCACAGAGCCGGGAAGGCTGTCTGCTCACGGGGACGGTTTTATAAAGGACGCAGACCAGGACCAAGCAAACGAGGAGACGCCTGGGTGACCCCCGAGCTGCCAGGCTGGCTCCTCGTGGTTCAGGACGGCCCCCTCCCGGCCCAGCCCTGCATCCCGCTCGGAAGCCCACCAAAGCGATTATCACGTGGCCTGACGGCCGGATCTGGGCCACGCGGCTGAGTCAGgctccagccccctccctccccttcacaCCTGATCTGTCTGGTGtcgagccccccccccccgcccaaagCTACTCATCAGCATGAGCTCAGGTgcagccctggggctggggtcTGGGGAGTGTGGACCAC
Proteins encoded:
- the LOC139038670 gene encoding uncharacterized protein isoform X1: MGKRGPLPVPQTVLPRREEAGSAPGAGGFLGEAAPLAAAPVGTREGPCGTARGEVSISWTQQPWRARHGPLSLHGEVPLPTSPRSWGADPPRFLGLELRFWVNNGRCTNSDEPRSQHHGNLVGRGWAWVTGAPWSPHVPRPVQGDLAPLSTEPACRRLCSSKGELSGPCGPGVGVPLKQVLWTGVDHEEHGYLMNLSERESAACEPRSRCLLCAARVHTHRHSLDLSDAGLPGTCSCQCRKRPDGDQPAQEALGSSSREGPPTTFQPEPPGPGFPRGMVPGPREGGQRCALEKIHPRCARLSFSCQ
- the LOC139038670 gene encoding uncharacterized protein isoform X2; its protein translation is MKEIVSPPLQRTCLKLGLPVAVGDVGSPGRGAGGAAGSGAIPSCLGPDQRPPPLRHRAASRRGAAADRSGLLRRAQLVSDDEPRSQHHGNLVGRGWAWVTGAPWSPHVPRPVQGDLAPLSTEPACRRLCSSKGELSGPCGPGVGVPLKQVLWTGVDHEEHGYLMNLSERESAACEPRSRCLLCAARVHTHRHSLDLSDAGLPGTCSCQCRKRPDGDQPAQEALGSSSREGPPTTFQPEPPGPGFPRGMVPGPREGGQRCALEKIHPRCARLSFSCQ